One window from the genome of Xenorhabdus bovienii SS-2004 encodes:
- the ampH gene encoding D-alanyl-D-alanine-carboxypeptidase/endopeptidase AmpH gives MNKQLYKLFAVSALSWALSACAAPDNAHQNNFPQSGKKTTKWQVFEGNDNTKKMASSLVDQYAQSIFDEGNPLGMAMVIIDNNQVVHRSFGETYPGSGARPRQDSVIRLASITKLMTSEVMIKLAQKERLKITDPLQKYTYHGVRVPDYAITQPIRLYHLASHTSGLPREQPGGKWGRPVFIWPTQSNRWAWLKTAGMNAAPGTTASYSNLAYDLLADALSKATGEPYTRLLQEEITRPYRMKDTTLTPSRSQCARLMEGVKPSPCLSTIAAAGSGGIYSTPVDMQRWMQQFLSSHNQLRKKTASREQGIYFKRENLTSITGMDVAGQADGIGLGWVYMDAKKGVPGIYQKTGGGGGFNTYMAMIPEQNIGVFVVMTRKEQSKFSRVTNGVNELVAALSRNHGKL, from the coding sequence ATGAACAAACAGTTATATAAACTTTTTGCTGTTTCAGCCCTGTCATGGGCGCTTTCGGCTTGTGCTGCCCCCGATAATGCACACCAGAATAATTTTCCGCAATCAGGCAAAAAAACCACAAAATGGCAAGTTTTTGAGGGTAATGATAATACCAAGAAAATGGCCTCATCTCTGGTCGACCAGTATGCACAGTCAATCTTTGATGAAGGTAATCCGTTGGGGATGGCAATGGTGATTATCGATAATAATCAGGTGGTGCATCGCAGTTTCGGGGAGACTTATCCGGGGAGTGGAGCCCGTCCGCGACAGGATTCGGTGATCCGCCTTGCTTCGATAACGAAACTGATGACCAGCGAGGTCATGATTAAGCTGGCGCAGAAGGAACGCCTCAAGATCACCGATCCGTTGCAGAAATACACTTATCATGGTGTGCGTGTACCCGATTATGCGATAACTCAACCGATCCGCCTGTATCATCTGGCCAGCCATACCAGCGGCCTGCCACGAGAGCAGCCGGGCGGAAAATGGGGGCGGCCGGTGTTTATCTGGCCAACACAATCAAATCGCTGGGCTTGGCTGAAAACAGCAGGTATGAATGCCGCTCCCGGTACAACGGCTTCGTATTCCAATCTGGCTTACGATTTACTGGCGGATGCGCTCTCTAAAGCCACGGGGGAACCCTATACCCGGCTGCTACAAGAAGAGATCACCCGCCCTTATCGCATGAAGGATACGACACTGACACCCTCTCGTTCCCAATGTGCTCGTTTAATGGAAGGGGTTAAGCCCAGTCCCTGTCTCAGTACCATCGCCGCAGCAGGCAGTGGCGGGATTTATTCGACTCCCGTAGATATGCAGCGCTGGATGCAGCAGTTTTTATCCTCCCACAATCAATTGAGGAAGAAGACCGCCAGCCGTGAGCAGGGTATCTATTTTAAACGTGAAAATCTGACGTCAATCACAGGAATGGATGTCGCGGGTCAAGCAGACGGGATCGGGCTTGGCTGGGTATATATGGATGCCAAAAAAGGGGTGCCGGGCATCTATCAGAAAACCGGCGGCGGCGGCGGGTTCAATACCTATATGGCGATGATCCCTGAGCAAAATATCGGTGTGTTTGTGGTGATGACGCGCAAGGAACAAAGCAAGTTCAGTCGTGTCACTAACGGGGTGAATGAATTGGTCGCAGCACTGTCACGAAATCATGGAAAGTTATAG
- a CDS encoding helicase-related protein encodes MNQPWEDDMADKHPSIIAPLTGLKDFQQRTVNYVFQQFYGDRQQNRFLVADEVGLGKTMVARGIIAKTIEHLQDKVDRIDIIYICSNAAIATQNIKRLNVSNETQFSHSTRLTFLPKQVRSLRKNRINFISLTPNTALDHTRSRGGHKEERAILYRILYDLPLAKGERRERLRMGMLNLLQATASRHGWCSAVDQLSVDDIDRELAKDFRRKVLDDAELYDLLKEGCEYFADDDEDSETHNSELRYALIGKLRSKLASVCLSALEPDLVILDEFQRFKALLDGDDEAALLAKALFEQPDVRVLLLSATPYKMFTLDQESEEDNHYADFIRTLQFLYNDDSQIKDIQQHLLDHRTALHTSENAAETKNALEHALLQVMCRTERVTMTQKLDAMTKEVLQPAIITPTDLYHAAAVDGVAMEVQARDILEYWKSMPYLFNFLKHYELRTLIDKALKSPSDTLRKLVKSAKPHLLTKKKREHYQPLDAANPRMRMLFEDTLDKGMWQLLWMPPSLPYTTPNGVYANKESLTKTLVFSAWSAVPNAIATVCSYEAERRMVGAAPLILHSQFKKKVKSLLNFAKSSKDGRLTGMPVIAWMLPSPTLARHIDPLEIARQNPGEPLSVKAVRAIATVKCEALLETLPNGGPGSRADERWYWAAPALLDARTETPDWWLGEHGWYTGPSQNDPAENFQEHIDQFAEVANGKISLGPRPDDLAEVLCDFALASPGTCALRALSRIDTGLATDSAEILSAAAQIASGFRSLYNQAESISLLRGSGDDTYWRLTLRYGIDGNIQAMLDEYVHTLLESMGLQHEPAEAQLAAIAPRIQAVVSLRTTQLNVDELKTKGGNYTWSDLYTRCRFALRYGQLRDDTDQAVAHAESVKDAFNSPFHPFVLASTSIGQEGLDFHTWCHAVMHWNLPSNPVDMEQREGRVHRYKGHAVRKNIAEHYGLSALHSLAESADPWTQLFALAASQRKAGQSDLIPYWIFEEGTSRVERRVPILPYSKESIKFKRLKRELALYRIVFGQPRQEDLLFGLKHIGDESLTDLAQWLISLEPPKV; translated from the coding sequence TTGAATCAGCCATGGGAGGACGATATGGCCGATAAGCATCCCAGTATTATCGCCCCACTAACGGGATTGAAAGATTTTCAGCAACGCACTGTGAATTATGTTTTTCAGCAATTTTACGGTGATAGACAGCAAAATCGCTTTTTGGTAGCTGATGAAGTGGGTCTGGGAAAAACGATGGTTGCTCGGGGCATCATCGCCAAAACAATCGAACATTTGCAGGATAAAGTCGACCGTATCGACATTATTTATATCTGTTCAAATGCGGCCATCGCAACGCAGAATATCAAGCGCCTAAACGTCAGCAATGAAACGCAGTTTTCACACTCAACGCGACTGACATTCCTACCAAAACAGGTACGGTCTCTGCGCAAAAACAGAATTAATTTTATCAGCCTGACGCCGAACACCGCCCTTGATCACACCCGCAGCCGTGGAGGTCATAAAGAAGAGCGCGCGATCCTGTATCGCATTTTGTACGATTTACCGCTGGCTAAAGGCGAGCGTCGTGAACGTTTACGCATGGGGATGCTTAACCTGCTCCAGGCAACAGCTAGCCGACATGGCTGGTGTTCCGCAGTTGACCAGCTTTCTGTCGACGACATTGACAGGGAACTAGCAAAGGATTTTCGTCGCAAGGTGTTAGACGATGCCGAACTGTATGATCTGCTGAAGGAGGGGTGCGAATATTTCGCCGATGACGATGAGGACAGCGAGACGCACAATTCTGAACTGCGCTACGCACTGATCGGCAAACTCAGAAGCAAACTGGCTTCTGTGTGCTTATCTGCGCTGGAACCCGATCTGGTTATCCTTGATGAGTTTCAGCGATTTAAAGCCTTGCTAGATGGTGATGATGAAGCTGCATTGCTGGCAAAGGCACTCTTTGAACAGCCGGACGTACGCGTGCTCTTACTCTCGGCGACCCCGTATAAAATGTTTACCCTCGACCAGGAAAGCGAAGAGGATAATCATTACGCCGACTTTATCCGTACATTGCAGTTTTTGTATAACGATGACAGTCAAATCAAAGATATTCAGCAGCACTTGCTCGATCACCGTACCGCGTTGCACACCTCAGAAAACGCAGCGGAGACAAAAAATGCACTTGAGCACGCTTTATTACAGGTTATGTGCCGTACCGAACGGGTAACGATGACACAAAAGCTAGATGCGATGACGAAGGAAGTCTTGCAACCAGCAATCATTACGCCCACCGACCTTTATCACGCTGCGGCCGTTGATGGCGTAGCCATGGAAGTGCAAGCTCGCGATATCCTCGAATACTGGAAATCGATGCCTTATCTTTTCAATTTCCTAAAACATTACGAATTACGTACCCTTATAGATAAGGCACTGAAATCTCCTTCAGATACGTTGCGTAAACTCGTTAAATCAGCAAAACCTCACTTGCTGACGAAAAAAAAGCGGGAACACTACCAGCCATTAGATGCTGCAAATCCACGAATGCGGATGCTGTTTGAAGATACGCTGGATAAAGGTATGTGGCAGCTTTTGTGGATGCCACCTTCACTGCCTTACACAACACCAAATGGGGTGTATGCCAACAAAGAGAGTCTGACCAAAACGCTGGTCTTTTCCGCCTGGAGCGCAGTACCTAATGCGATTGCCACTGTCTGCTCTTATGAAGCTGAACGACGAATGGTTGGTGCTGCTCCCCTGATTCTACACAGCCAGTTCAAAAAAAAAGTAAAATCGCTACTCAATTTTGCAAAATCATCGAAAGATGGCCGCCTCACCGGAATGCCCGTTATAGCCTGGATGCTACCGTCACCAACACTTGCCCGCCATATCGATCCGCTTGAAATTGCTCGCCAAAACCCCGGTGAGCCGCTGAGTGTAAAGGCCGTGAGAGCAATTGCAACGGTGAAATGTGAAGCGCTGCTTGAGACACTGCCCAATGGCGGACCGGGGTCTCGTGCGGACGAACGCTGGTACTGGGCAGCCCCGGCGTTGCTGGATGCCCGTACCGAAACGCCAGACTGGTGGCTGGGCGAACATGGCTGGTATACCGGGCCATCCCAAAATGACCCTGCCGAAAACTTCCAGGAACATATCGACCAGTTTGCCGAGGTGGCAAATGGTAAGATATCCCTCGGCCCACGTCCTGACGATCTGGCAGAGGTTCTCTGTGACTTCGCGCTTGCCAGCCCCGGAACATGTGCCCTCCGGGCGCTCAGCCGTATCGACACAGGCCTGGCAACCGATTCGGCTGAGATATTGTCCGCAGCAGCGCAGATCGCTTCAGGATTTCGTTCGCTCTACAACCAGGCAGAGAGTATTTCGCTACTACGCGGCTCAGGCGATGACACTTACTGGCGGCTGACGCTGCGTTATGGCATCGATGGCAACATTCAGGCCATGCTGGATGAGTATGTTCATACACTGCTGGAGTCGATGGGGTTGCAGCATGAACCCGCCGAAGCGCAACTGGCGGCTATTGCACCCCGTATTCAGGCTGTGGTTTCACTGCGTACCACGCAATTGAACGTTGATGAGCTCAAGACGAAAGGCGGTAATTATACTTGGAGCGATTTGTACACACGCTGCCGCTTTGCCTTACGCTACGGCCAACTGCGGGACGACACGGATCAGGCCGTCGCGCATGCAGAGTCGGTAAAAGATGCGTTTAACTCCCCCTTTCACCCCTTTGTATTGGCTTCCACTTCAATCGGGCAAGAGGGACTCGATTTTCACACCTGGTGCCACGCGGTGATGCACTGGAATCTTCCGTCAAACCCAGTCGATATGGAGCAGCGTGAAGGACGAGTACATCGTTATAAGGGCCATGCGGTAAGGAAGAATATTGCCGAGCATTATGGTTTGAGTGCACTTCATTCGCTGGCAGAAAGTGCAGATCCATGGACACAGCTCTTCGCACTTGCGGCAAGTCAGCGCAAAGCGGGACAGTCGGATTTGATTCCCTACTGGATTTTTGAAGAAGGAACCTCTCGCGTCGAGCGCCGGGTTCCCATACTGCCGTACAGCAAAGAGAGCATTAAGTTTAAGCGGCTCAAGCGAGAACTTGCACTCTACCGTATTGTCTTCGGCCAGCCGCGCCAGGAAGACTTGCTGTTCGGCCTGAAACACATTGGCGATGAGTCTTTAACGGATTTAGCACAGTGGCTCATTTCTCTTGAACCACCAAAGGTGTGA
- a CDS encoding phospholipase D family protein, with product MLNPNNRSLYTSALTSPPGMVFDEAIATSFSLDPAFLLQAPVYLAFTATDSNRAQDPLSIFEAIRRYSERITVYVQKGRIQVPTKLKPNPLFGLLEDMIVESKAKGRGVFHPKIWAIRFINPETDEVMYRLVVLSRNLTTDSSWDLSLQLDGYPVKRKQSANKALVHLFSVLPKRATGKMAKHRRKQAQRFADELLYIEWECPAGFDKVAFFLPGEGYEWKPPEADRAVVISPFCTDEALRHIVEHCQQADALISRPDTLLALSKKTLNLFTRQLHLDDAAEGQMHDESSPDEIIASGLHAKAYLFENGRDSELVLGSANATSAALLGKTNCEILVSLKGKKKHTGTIDDLLSSDGMGSYLQDFDPAQPFEPDALRVKAECHLEQARTLLAEATLSLHGHPGQNDQSWALWLIGEIPKLPGVVQATAWPITVSEVLSCNLQDPNKENKRELGEFSVQAITGLTAFSLKTSHPDVSLRFVLNLPIDSLPPDHNAMILQSSMRNQDFLRYLLMLIGETGHQSFFAENTFGDGHFFTGLANGEEFSVLEELTRIYSREPERLNDIAALVENMRKGKNDMIPQDFLALWAVFESAMGGRYGR from the coding sequence ATGCTAAATCCCAACAATCGCAGCTTATATACTTCGGCACTGACTTCTCCTCCCGGTATGGTGTTTGACGAAGCCATAGCTACAAGCTTCTCACTCGACCCGGCATTTTTACTGCAGGCACCGGTCTATTTGGCTTTCACAGCAACCGACAGCAATCGCGCTCAGGATCCGCTATCCATTTTTGAAGCCATTCGTCGTTATTCCGAACGTATCACGGTATACGTTCAAAAAGGCCGCATTCAAGTTCCCACAAAGCTCAAGCCCAACCCTTTGTTCGGGTTGCTTGAAGATATGATTGTTGAATCAAAAGCCAAAGGCCGCGGGGTCTTTCACCCCAAAATCTGGGCGATTCGTTTTATCAATCCTGAAACAGACGAAGTCATGTATCGGTTGGTAGTACTGAGCCGAAATTTAACCACTGATTCGTCCTGGGACCTCTCTTTGCAGTTGGACGGCTACCCTGTAAAACGTAAGCAAAGTGCCAATAAAGCACTGGTGCATTTATTCTCCGTATTGCCCAAACGGGCGACGGGAAAAATGGCGAAACATCGCCGGAAGCAGGCGCAGCGCTTCGCAGATGAACTGTTGTATATTGAATGGGAATGTCCCGCTGGTTTTGATAAAGTCGCGTTTTTCCTGCCCGGAGAAGGTTACGAATGGAAGCCACCCGAAGCGGATCGTGCGGTGGTTATATCACCGTTTTGCACCGATGAGGCCCTGCGCCACATCGTGGAACATTGCCAACAAGCTGATGCCCTGATTTCAAGACCTGACACCCTGCTCGCCTTGAGTAAAAAGACGCTCAACCTTTTCACGCGCCAGCTTCATCTTGACGACGCAGCCGAAGGGCAGATGCACGACGAGAGCTCACCTGATGAGATCATTGCCTCCGGTCTGCATGCCAAAGCGTATCTATTTGAAAATGGCCGAGACAGCGAACTGGTTCTGGGCTCAGCGAACGCCACCAGCGCGGCGCTACTGGGGAAAACAAACTGCGAAATTTTAGTCTCGCTCAAGGGTAAGAAAAAGCACACGGGCACTATTGATGACCTCCTTAGCAGCGACGGGATGGGAAGCTATCTGCAAGATTTCGACCCTGCCCAGCCGTTTGAGCCCGATGCCCTGCGTGTCAAAGCAGAATGCCATCTTGAACAGGCGCGTACGTTGCTTGCTGAAGCTACATTGAGTCTTCATGGTCACCCCGGTCAAAACGACCAAAGCTGGGCATTGTGGCTTATTGGCGAGATTCCTAAGTTACCGGGAGTTGTGCAGGCAACAGCATGGCCCATAACGGTATCAGAAGTGTTAAGCTGCAATCTACAGGACCCGAATAAGGAGAATAAAAGAGAACTCGGAGAGTTTTCAGTCCAAGCAATTACCGGACTGACAGCGTTTTCCCTTAAAACATCGCACCCAGACGTATCGCTCAGGTTCGTTCTCAATCTGCCAATTGATTCCTTACCCCCCGATCACAACGCAATGATTTTACAAAGCAGCATGCGGAATCAGGATTTTCTACGTTACTTGTTGATGTTGATAGGTGAAACGGGGCATCAATCCTTCTTTGCCGAAAATACCTTCGGTGATGGTCATTTCTTTACAGGGCTAGCCAATGGAGAGGAATTCAGCGTTCTGGAAGAGCTGACACGTATCTATAGCCGCGAACCCGAACGTTTAAACGATATCGCCGCGCTGGTGGAAAATATGCGAAAAGGGAAGAACGACATGATTCCGCAAGATTTTCTTGCTCTGTGGGCCGTATTTGAATCAGCCATGGGAGGACGATATGGCCGATAA
- a CDS encoding DUF6361 family protein, producing the protein MASALGWLDHDADTQAKTLNILALFQQKESRDELGIGSIRDSFAEQLFPGTSTIQTRLRYMLFVPWIYLRLENKRIPAANFGTQADRDERALIITLSRLEDSAGTFGKNSREKLKRLPSSVYWSGLRRWGIRETMWSQEEYHRRVDELYRERTEISEREYLEKNRGDMGDTSAYKPAQSWHSSLPAPPPNFPNDATFALTRQEASFLRDRIQLSCKGSLLAWLTLHSEPADVSSPWEHPDYARFPDELKELLTHARLFSYTMHGAALLYNYLLAKERSDNDLLSQHNNNFVDWFTALPRKEIATWSLGRMWELTAEPGYSISLKTRRFVEQWIALIQQSPVTLLTSKEACDLIRAREITLKGPRSRFKNRRSLEQWSGYAGTLRLVYRWHNVQIVLKDLAHGLRREEC; encoded by the coding sequence ATGGCATCCGCGTTAGGTTGGCTTGATCACGATGCAGACACACAGGCTAAAACGTTAAATATTCTTGCGCTCTTTCAACAAAAAGAGAGCCGTGATGAATTGGGTATTGGCTCGATCCGAGATAGTTTTGCTGAACAGTTATTTCCAGGAACCAGCACCATCCAGACCCGTTTACGCTACATGCTTTTTGTTCCATGGATCTATCTGCGCCTCGAGAATAAACGCATACCCGCCGCAAACTTTGGTACTCAGGCCGACCGTGACGAACGCGCCTTAATTATCACACTCTCCCGGCTCGAAGATTCGGCCGGTACATTTGGTAAAAACTCACGCGAGAAGCTTAAACGCTTGCCCAGCTCCGTTTACTGGTCCGGGCTGCGGCGCTGGGGTATTCGCGAGACTATGTGGTCGCAGGAAGAATATCATCGGCGTGTGGATGAATTGTATCGCGAACGTACGGAAATCAGCGAGCGAGAATACCTTGAAAAAAATCGGGGTGATATGGGCGACACAAGCGCGTATAAACCAGCCCAGAGCTGGCACTCCAGCCTGCCTGCGCCACCGCCCAACTTTCCTAATGATGCAACGTTTGCACTAACACGCCAGGAAGCCAGCTTTCTTCGCGATCGTATTCAATTGTCATGCAAAGGCAGTCTGTTGGCCTGGCTGACGCTGCATAGCGAACCGGCAGATGTGAGTTCACCATGGGAACACCCTGATTACGCGAGGTTCCCAGATGAACTCAAGGAACTGCTGACTCACGCGCGGCTTTTTTCTTATACGATGCACGGTGCAGCCCTGCTTTATAACTATTTGCTCGCCAAAGAGCGTTCAGATAACGACCTTCTGTCTCAACACAATAACAACTTCGTCGACTGGTTTACTGCACTCCCACGTAAGGAAATCGCTACCTGGTCGCTCGGCCGCATGTGGGAACTCACCGCCGAACCGGGCTATAGCATTAGCCTAAAAACCCGCCGCTTTGTGGAACAGTGGATTGCTCTTATCCAACAGTCCCCTGTGACATTACTCACCAGTAAAGAAGCTTGTGATCTAATCCGTGCTCGCGAAATAACCCTCAAAGGCCCACGTTCGCGCTTCAAAAACAGACGCTCTCTGGAGCAATGGAGTGGCTATGCCGGAACCCTGCGGCTGGTTTACCGCTGGCATAACGTCCAAATAGTTCTTAAGGATCTGGCGCACGGCCTCAGGAGAGAAGAATGCTAA